A region from the Schistocerca serialis cubense isolate TAMUIC-IGC-003099 chromosome 1, iqSchSeri2.2, whole genome shotgun sequence genome encodes:
- the LOC126460068 gene encoding cyclic pyranopterin monophosphate synthase-like translates to MVDVGSKLVTEWTARARALMKLVRENGLKKGDVLSVARLAGIVGAKQTSSLIPLCHNISLSSVAVDIELDSALNCVIITGTAKCRGQTGVEMEALTAVSVSTLTVYDMCKAVSHDIVISEIMLLTKSGGTRGDFHRT, encoded by the coding sequence ATGGTCGACGTGGGTTCGAAGCTGGTGACAGAATGGACTGCTAGAGCACGAGCACTGATGAAACTCGTACGAGAAAATGGCCTGAAGAAAGGTGACGTACTTAGCGTTGCTCGCCTGGCGGGAATTGTGGGGgccaagcagacgtccagccttatccctctgtgtcataatatatctttatcctctgtggctgtggacattgaactggactctgctctcaactgtgtgattataactggcacggcaaagtgtagagggcagacgggcgtggagatggaagctctcactgctgtatcggtgtctaccttaacagtgtacgatatgtgcaaagctgtgagccatgacattgtgatatctgaaataatgcttctgaccaaaagtgggggaactagaggagacttccaccggacatga